The genomic stretch TACTGCCACGTtgctaaattaaattttatttttaatgttttataatATATGCATTATTGACCTTGCAATTTTTAACACGTtaaaaattactgacgtgttaaattgacAAGTGAATAATTTTTGACTTGTCAAACTAGTaggtcaaaattttttgacctGTCAATTTCATAAGTCAAAGTTTATTGACGTGTGAAACTatcacgtcaaaaattattgacgtgacaTTCTTTCACAggtcaataattaaattttataaaaatatatattttaattatatatttaatttttaagccaATTATTGACATGCCACATGTAGTacatcaaaaattatttatgtacCACTTGTTGCACGTCACAAACCTGCATTGGGAAGTATTCCATCAGAACCTGCCCGATGTCCCATCCCCTGCAGCACCATCATATCATGCATGCACCCTTCCTCgaatccggcttacatgctgttattttaataacaacatgtatgttgtagttgaatcaacaatcaatattgaattttaaagttgatttacttttagaagcatttaataggagaggtaaaatgaaaagatattttgaaaaattcaatcttgaccgttgattaaaataacaacataataacagcatgtaagccaaatccccCTTCCTcttgcctttttaattttttttcctctccctcctttttttcctaattttctcCCGCCCAGCGTAACTCTatctcttcctctccctctctcttttaaatgtattcatgtttctttctttttgggaaCTTAACGAAAAAGTAATGAAATCAATGTGTGGGTTTTTCAATGTCCCCATTATTGGGTATCTGTCTGGGCATCTGCATCAGTGCCCTTCATCTTAATAGTGATTTTCTTTTCGATAGAGAAAGCGAGACAGATTTTAGTGCAAGATGTTTAGCACTGAAAGGGAAGAAGTTGATGTTGGTCTCTAGACTTAGTTGTTTGCAACTCTCTAGAACCTTATTTTGAAGAATGTATGAGAAGTTCTTATATTTTTAGCGTGAACTTTATCTGGTTACTTCTGTTTGTTGCTTCCAATTTGTTGcctttatttttccaatttacACTTTATCAAGATCCTAGTTCTGtttttcttcatatcttgtgcttctcttttttctaattcatgTTTTGTTCCATATGCAGGCATTGGTAATCTGTTAGCTGTATTTTTGTTCCCCactctaatttattattttcgatTGGGTGCAACTGGAGCTGCCATATCCACTGTTGTGTCTCAGTATGTGCTTTTTTTGGACttatttacttcttcttttctttttggccttATTTGACCATAATCATGCTAGAAAATTTATACGTTGTTACCTTCTTACTGATCTGGCAATTAAACAAGAGAGCTGTATTATTGCCTCCAAagatgggatcacttcaatttgGCGGATATATAAAATCTGGTAAGTTCTTAGTTTTTGGTCAGTTTGATTGTGTTTTCCATTTATATGTTTAGAAAGGCTGGCATTCCTCCAGCCCCCAGTAAGAGTTCCATTTATAGTTTTTTGCAACTCTCCTTACTCGTATATTTAGACAGTTGATATGGCTAAACTTTCGCTTCAGTCAGTTGCACATTTGAATGAATTATGCTATTATGATAGTAATTGACATTAGTTTGCTCATGGAACAGTACATTGATTTGGGATGGTGCAATGTTTcaatattttttggttttctttcacTTATGTTTTTAGAAAGGATGTCATTCCTTCCCTCCCCCACAAACCCCAAACAAGTCTATCCTTACTCCTTGTATATTTAGAAGGTTCATATGTCTAAACTGTTGTTTCAGTCAGTTGCACATTTGCATGAATTATGCTATTATGATAGTAATTGACATTAGTTTGCTGATGGAACAGTACATTGATTTTGGATGGTGAAATGTTTCACCATTTGGTATTCTGATAGCGATTGATATACATGTTAGACCTTTTTATCTACTTCAGATGTATTTCAACAGCTATGCTTACCAATTATTGGCTGCTTTAGGTAgctttcttcttggaagaactTTTCCTGTTCTTACAACCATGACATTGGGGACATTAATGGCTGCTCGTCAAGGTCCGGTAGCTATGGCTGCACATCAGATATGTATTCAAGTATGGCTAGCTGTATCCCTCCTTACAGATGCACTGGCTGCATCTGGTCAGGTATTAAATTCTTTCTTCGAAAGATTTCTTATGCTTTCTTGacattcttatttatttgttccCATGCTATCATCCATTCAATTTCTATTTGGTTGGAATGATCAGCTCTGTGGATTGGCTGTGGGTAAAATAAGACACTATTGCAGTAGAATATACGTAAACACAGGGAAAGTCTGACAACTGGTTgaagaatggaaaaaaaatgacaaggagcttttggaaaacattttactctctaatgaaaaggaaaaatgtatCTTGCTGCATTTAATTGTTGGAATTTAAGCACCTCCAAGCAACTCTCTAAGAATATGTAGTTCGCTTACTATGAGATGCTACATTTGGTTCACAGGATACCTACagaagtttgtatttttgttgacTTCCAAATTGGATCTATTTGTAGGCCCTGATTGCGAGTTCTTTATCTAAAGGTGACTTCCAGACTGTAAAGGACATTACACACTTTGTGTTGAAGGTAAGCATATCTTTTTTGCTTCTCCATTGTATTTGGAGTGTCTGATGCACACAAAGTTGGATAGATTCTGTTTGAGGACGTGATGTGGCATGTTTTTCCAGATAGGACTGGAATTTGCTTGTCTGCAATTCTGGGTCTTCCTTCTGGTTCTTTGGCCACCGTGTTCACCAAGGATGCTGAAGTTTTAGGAATTGTTAAAACGGGGGTATTGGTATGTATGGACATTTGTGTTCTgcaatttgtttaattttcataTAGTTTAAAGTTGATATAATTGTTGGCGCCTTTACATATTTCTAATGATTTCATCAAAAATTTGTCACAGTTTGTCAGTGCTAGTCAACCTTTGAATGCACTGGCTTATATTTTTGATGGTCTCCATTTTGGTATTTCAGACTTCCCATATGCAGCTTGCTCGATGGTAAGCCTGGCTTATGCAGAGTTTAAACTTATTTGAGATGTCCTTGCATGGTTGTACATATTGCTTCTCtgacatttttaattttattttatagatgaTAGTAGGGGCAATATGTTCAGTATTTTTGCTCTATGCTCCTTCAATTATTGGTCTTCCTGGGGTTTGGTTGGGATTGACACTCTTTATGGGCCTACGAACGGTGGCAGGATTTATGAGGTAAAATTTACAATACTatgattattttctttcattaattCCAGAAGTTATATGCACTTTTTGAATATCCTGACAGTAGGCAAGGGGCCGATGTTCAATTGCTGAtgagtatttttattatgtacaTCTCTACTTGTCATATGCCTGGTGTTGATATCTTGGTGATTTAGTGATGCGAAAGCTTGTTTTAGTTCTTCTATTAATCTTTGGTCCTACACCTTATATTACTAATGATATCAACTTTTATTTGTAGTCAACTTTTATAAGTTAGGTATTGTTGGCATTATTCACTGTTGGCCTCAATGTTACTGAAGACTTTTGTAGATGCTTATCAGTGTTGCTCTGCTTATGTATGCTTGATCTTTGCTATTTCTTGCTCGTGCTCGTTGACTAATTTTAATCCATTTTTTCAGATTACTATCAAAAAGGGGTCCATGGTGGTTCCTGCACAGGGACTTCCAGAGACTTGAGGTTGGTCAATATTCATAACTCTGATTATGGATCATAGTGTTCTAACTTTCTGATACATATTAACATCATATATTTATTCttgtaattaatttgtttgcttGTATTCAACTAATGATAATTTATCTTGTCTTTGGTCCTACAAATCTATGCATGACAGTGGGTGGGTAAGTCTTCCTAGTTCTGAACCTATGGATTCATTTGAATATGTCTTCAAATACGGTTTAATTCACCCCATCAAACTATGGTAAAACGTTATTTGAAAATTGTAATtcatgtttttatatttattttccccTTCCTCATGTTCTCTGTTTCTGTAGGCGACTGCCAGTTGCGTTTTACACAAGTTTTATTAGAGAAGAAAACACCATAAAAACTTTTATAGAAGGAAAGCATTTTATTGGACTATTACTTTTTGAATATATCTTGTACCCAATTCCAGCAAGGACAGGCGACAATATTCGGTGGAAACTTGGTAGTACAGTTAAATCGAAGTAATTTGAGTTGATAAATGCTACACACATTCGTACTCTCAAATGCACCCTTCGTATGTGGcactaaaaattattaatcgATTCAAAAGCTACGAGTGGTCAATctaaaatctaatagtgatttttagtGCTACTTCAACTTTTGTGGAGCGTGTATTTGAGcgtgtgtagcatttctcatttgagttaaaaaaaaatgacaaatagtCACCTTTCTTTTTGAGACAAGGGAGATGAACTAAAGTATTCACATTGAGGTGATGTTTTCAGACTTATACGAACTTACCATGCAAATGACATTCCTTATTTCTAATTTGTTACCATAAATTGCTTTCTTAGCTTAGTTGATATTGCATGTATTTCTTGCTTCTCCAATTgaaattggggaaaaaaaaaaaaaaaaactgctacTATCTGGTAGAATCGCTCATAAGAGTTTGCTGGTAATGGTTTATCGATTGAATCTCTGTGTTTTTCAGCTGGCCACTTGAGGTGGGAACAATCTGGAATGATTGCAGGACTACTGCTATTCTCAAGTATGACATAGATTCCTTAAGAGATCTTCTTATTAAGCAGATAAAACAGCTTTGATTTTCGATTGGTATCATCTGGTATAAAGTaaacaaattaatcaaaactatgTGTTATCAATTAGATCATTTTtcaatgaattattattatttattttttcatggaAGGCTATAAATATTGTTACTAATTTGTCATTTATGCCTTTTAGATTATCATTGGATTATTGATGGAAACATGCATCTTATTCTCTGGCAAAGTCCAGGTTCTTCTTGCCCGCGTGAGCAATAGTGCTTACAAAAGCAggattcactacaaaaaaaacattttttaatgacaggcgttttctgacgtgttctagtgtctgacacgtcagaaaatttttctgacgggtcgtttctgacgcgtgtcgaGTGTCAGAAACGTAGGTGTCAgggaaaaaaatttcctgacgtgtgagtaggcaacacgtcagaaaattctgacgtgttaccaactcacacgtcagaaaattttctgacgtgtgagaattaccacgtcagaaattttctgacgtggtaattctgacacgtcagaaaattaaaaaattaaattttttttttaaaatttttttttctgaaattttgtttttgaattaaaaaatttattaattaaatttttttttttttttttgagaattctTGCCGTGCAGGTGATGCACACCATAAACACATACATGTGTTTATGGTNNNNNNNNNNNNNNNNNNNNNNNNNNNNNNNNNNNNNNNNNNNNNNNNNNNNNNNNNNNNNNNNNNNNNNNNNNNNNNNNNNNNNNNNNNNNNNNNNNNNTAGGCATTTTTGCAATGataacctcaaagtttaaaaatttccaaaatttgtaTTCTTAGAAttttctctctgtttatttttggttgaaatgtccaaaatgccattttttatttttatttttaagaaaaaaggttTATGGTGACATACGGATTGGACCGACCCCACGGCCACACGGTGTTAACGCAAGGTTAGCCGTGGGTGTATACTCACGCTGTGGGTGTTGACCCATGACGTGGCCGTGGGTCTGGTGGTGAACTGGttctttctattattattattattttaaaattggtacaaaaagggaaattaaaagaaaaaaattattagaatactatctttgtaaatttttaaatgttaaggTTATGATTAAAAAACGCCTATACTTTGTCTTTAACGAAGGTAATcaaagtttttcctaattttaaatgttttttcaCGTTTGGGTCATTCAATGATCAGGCTGAGCATGAGGCAATTCTGAAAAAGAGAGCAAACCCGGATTCCCCACTCACATGGGAAGAATACAAATCGATGACTTTTACACTATATGTCAGTAATTAACATACTCTTCGATCTCTATGCGATTATAAACTAagttggcattttttttttacaattttttattattattgcagGTTATAAATGAAACTCTTAGGCTGGGAACTGTGGCACCTGGATTACTAAGAAGAGCAAAAAAGGATATCCAAGTGAATGGTAAACATACTCAAACTTGTTGGTTTGAGTGTTTAACTCCATTAATCACAAAGTCCAATGTATGTTTTATGAGTTTATGCATGCAGGATATACAATTCCAGCAGGCTGGGCAATTATGGTTGTTACAACTGCTCTTCAATTAAACCCTAATACATTCGAGAATCCTCTTGCATTCAATCCATGGCGTTGGAAGGTGCATGCATTAACATACATAAACATGATCAAGTTAATTAATGGTTCTAAATTGTAGCAATTTATCTAATTATTTTAGCCCCTTATTTATAGGACCTCAAGGCAAATGAGATATCGAAGCATTTCATGCCGTTTGGAGGGGGAATGAAGCAATGTGCGGGGGCAGAGTATAGTAGGGTGTTATTGTCCACCTTTTTCCATGTCTTGGTTACTAAATATAGGTAATTAACATGCCTCACTCTATACTTGCACGTGCCAAGACCAGTAGGTATGCATGCACACACACTTAATTATTCTAATcccctattttctttttctttttttaattgatatatagGTGGAAAAAGATTGAGGGAGGAGACATTGTCCGGACTCCTATGTTGAAGTTCAGGAAACCCCTTCGTATTAAGATCTCAGAAAAGCATATATAATTGAGCACTGCTGATGAAGTGATGACAGCAACCAAATTGCTAATGCTGAATTAAGTAACTTCAATAAATGGTTTGATCCTCAATAAAGTTGGTTGgcaatatgtattttttaaatgaagcgcctttatatatataatatttaatttcattgATGCAAAGTAATGATCGACTATCATATTTATTGCTCTAATTAGGTTTTATGTTAGTGTTAAAACTTATTGTATTGTAAGTCTGGGTTTAGAGTTGAAGTCGGTTTTAAGATAACTAAGGTTCAAAAACT from Corylus avellana chromosome ca1, CavTom2PMs-1.0 encodes the following:
- the LOC132169691 gene encoding protein DETOXIFICATION 45, chloroplastic-like — translated: MRRVIFPLITVDDHKGVRCRQTYTRESKERSDIIRIGNLLAVFLFPTLIYYFRLGATGAAISTVVSQYVVTFLLIWQLNKRAVLLPPKMGSLQFGGYIKSGSFLLGRTFPVLTTMTLGTLMAARQGPVAMAAHQICIQVWLAVSLLTDALAASGQALIASSLSKGDFQTVKDITHFVLKVSISFLTGICLSAILGLPSGSLATVFTKDAEVLGIVKTGVLFVSASQPLNALAYIFDGLHFGISDFPYAACSMMIVGAICSVFLLYAPSIIGLPGVWLGLTLFMGLRTVAGFMRLLSKRGPWWFLHRDFQRLELAT